The following are encoded in a window of Paenibacillus polymyxa genomic DNA:
- a CDS encoding sugar-binding transcriptional regulator, which produces MDHEKQRLSIEAARLYYLNDYSQQDIAVRLGVSRPTVSRLLQAAKEQGYVRISIVDPMEDMDALGEQVKKKFGLDTVLVCYSPLNEYQEIKKHISKKAADYLHETVQDADIIGVTWGTTMHAVALHLQQKQVKGVEVVQLKGGVSHSHVNTYAVETVNLFAEAFHTIARYLPLPVIFDSHAVKKMVEEDRHIQRIIELGKQANIAVFTVGTVKEDALLFRLGYFNGEEQKLLQRIGKGDICSRFFDAEGNICSQEINSRTVGIDLPDLRKKEKSILVAGGQRKVEAIRASLRGKYANILVTDQFTAQALLQ; this is translated from the coding sequence ATGGATCATGAAAAGCAGCGATTAAGTATCGAGGCAGCCAGATTATACTATCTAAACGACTACAGTCAGCAAGATATCGCAGTCAGACTCGGGGTTTCGCGTCCTACGGTATCGCGGTTACTTCAGGCTGCCAAGGAACAGGGATACGTGCGGATCAGTATTGTGGACCCGATGGAGGATATGGACGCGCTCGGAGAGCAGGTGAAGAAGAAATTCGGACTGGATACCGTGTTAGTCTGTTATTCACCGTTAAATGAATATCAGGAGATTAAGAAGCATATTAGCAAAAAAGCAGCCGATTATTTGCATGAAACGGTACAGGATGCTGATATTATTGGAGTGACATGGGGAACAACAATGCATGCCGTGGCGCTTCATCTCCAACAAAAGCAGGTCAAGGGTGTTGAGGTGGTTCAGCTCAAAGGAGGCGTGAGCCATTCACATGTCAACACATATGCCGTGGAAACCGTGAATTTGTTCGCAGAAGCCTTTCATACCATAGCAAGGTATTTACCGCTGCCTGTGATTTTCGACAGTCACGCTGTTAAGAAAATGGTCGAGGAGGATCGGCATATCCAGCGCATTATCGAACTTGGCAAGCAGGCGAACATCGCTGTGTTTACGGTGGGGACGGTCAAGGAGGATGCGTTGCTGTTCCGATTGGGCTATTTTAACGGGGAAGAGCAGAAGCTACTGCAAAGAATTGGCAAGGGCGATATTTGCTCGCGCTTTTTTGACGCTGAGGGCAATATATGCAGTCAGGAAATCAATAGCCGTACCGTCGGGATTGATTTGCCTGATTTGCGAAAGAAGGAGAAGTCCATTCTGGTCGCTGGAGGCCAGCGTAAAGTGGAGGCCATTCGAGCATCGCTGCGTGGCAAGTATGCGAATATTTTGGTGACGGATCAGTTTACGGCTCAAGCACTTTTACAATAG
- a CDS encoding chemotaxis protein CheW — MSEFIVCSLADKKFALNFVEVEEVMNAKKGTPLPFSEAWHEGMVTIRGGVFTILNLRKKLLLPASSDSSEDKMILLSRAKIALLVDQVEDTASAEDSQLQSNEEEWQRELFPTVMEHQGTLIPVIDMDAFLASTKTN, encoded by the coding sequence ATGTCTGAATTTATTGTGTGCAGTCTGGCGGACAAAAAGTTCGCTTTAAACTTTGTGGAAGTAGAAGAAGTCATGAATGCCAAAAAAGGGACTCCACTTCCCTTTTCCGAAGCGTGGCATGAAGGAATGGTAACTATTCGCGGTGGTGTCTTTACAATCCTTAATTTACGCAAAAAACTGCTTCTTCCTGCATCAAGCGATTCCTCCGAAGACAAAATGATTTTGCTCAGCCGTGCGAAGATTGCTCTGCTTGTCGATCAGGTGGAGGACACGGCTTCTGCCGAGGACAGTCAGCTACAAAGCAATGAGGAAGAATGGCAGCGCGAGTTGTTCCCTACTGTGATGGAGCATCAGGGTACCCTCATTCCGGTGATCGATATGGACGCTTTTCTTGCATCCACCAAGACGAACTAA
- a CDS encoding slipin family protein codes for MFKKITIKSDERGLLFKKGSYHKLLHPGTYLLKTFQQEAVEILNVAEPFFVPGHDIRLFLADPLLLEQLNVIDVEDHEYVLHYEDNRFVGLLTAGKYAFWNMLKEHRFVRADTRQPAIDKALLGQAFLSKTPGFWKALQVASYEMGFLYYDNVLQGELKPGKYYFWMSTVNTEIKTIDMRQQQLDLMGQEIMTEDKITLRLNFVCQYRIIDPLRALEFRAYEEQMYIMLQLLLREYVGTMKLDDLLKMKQEIAEYVLTRLNEQSGEYGVTFTSAGVKDIILPGDIKDILNTVLLAEKKAQANLITRREETASTRSLLNTAKLMDENATLYRLKELEFMEKICEKIGTISLTGGNTLLEQLNTLVHMKEGQGLQ; via the coding sequence ATGTTTAAGAAGATAACGATTAAATCTGATGAGCGCGGGCTGCTGTTCAAAAAAGGAAGCTACCACAAGTTGTTGCACCCAGGAACTTACCTATTAAAGACATTTCAGCAGGAAGCAGTTGAAATTTTGAATGTAGCCGAACCATTTTTTGTACCGGGTCATGATATTCGTTTGTTTTTGGCAGATCCCCTATTGCTTGAACAATTGAATGTCATCGATGTAGAGGACCATGAATATGTATTGCATTATGAGGATAATCGGTTTGTGGGGCTTCTGACGGCTGGGAAATATGCTTTTTGGAACATGCTTAAGGAGCATCGTTTTGTTCGTGCAGATACTCGGCAGCCTGCAATTGATAAGGCATTGTTGGGGCAAGCATTCTTGTCCAAGACACCGGGCTTCTGGAAGGCACTTCAGGTGGCCAGCTATGAAATGGGCTTTTTGTATTACGATAATGTGTTGCAGGGTGAGCTGAAACCGGGCAAATATTATTTCTGGATGTCCACAGTGAATACAGAGATCAAAACGATAGATATGCGACAGCAGCAGTTGGACCTGATGGGACAGGAAATCATGACAGAGGACAAAATCACGCTGCGCCTCAACTTTGTCTGTCAGTACCGTATCATCGACCCGTTGCGGGCGTTGGAATTCCGAGCATACGAGGAACAAATGTACATTATGCTTCAACTGCTGCTGCGTGAGTACGTTGGCACGATGAAGCTGGATGATTTGCTGAAAATGAAGCAGGAGATTGCGGAATATGTTTTGACTCGACTAAATGAGCAGAGCGGCGAATATGGAGTGACTTTTACGTCAGCAGGGGTGAAGGATATTATTTTGCCAGGGGATATCAAGGATATTCTGAATACCGTGCTGTTGGCAGAGAAGAAGGCACAGGCCAACCTTATCACACGACGTGAGGAGACGGCATCCACTCGTAGTCTGCTCAATACGGCCAAGCTGATGGACGAGAATGCCACCCTCTATCGTCTTAAAGAACTGGAATTCATGGAAAAAATCTGCGAGAAGATTGGCACGATTTCGCTGACTGGCGGGAATACGTTGCTGGAGCAGCTGAACACGCTGGTTCACATGAAAGAGGGGCAGGGACTCCAATAA
- a CDS encoding glycosyl hydrolase: MKKTILCLLSASLIFLAAPVSTKAFSGEVTQGAGSYSTTLPTGAATPQTEIYKTANVTSPMPTNDWWSSLAWVPYSEAQYPHPLALKNQQNGLRIFNPSGKITVNPGYIAGWMDDVNDFTVGHSVSASFSDAKVDGFSDWFVKSLFQSGSNKMSATYGHGSPYVFFEFGGGNPKLSFNGVPEVWSGSASSPVLGITVNGSHYGLFGPSGTTWSGLGTSTLINQLNGKNYFTVAALPDKTTATLDKFQQYAYSFVTSSKAQYSYNEASSEVTTTFTVATTAKEGTQSGTIFALYPHQWKNSSQPLLGYTYNSVRGLMKTAEGASFQTKMKFTGVLPSLPDLGSYDKKTLNSYIDEAKAEVYSGDRDTYWTGKRLGKLAALAPIADQAGNTAAATQFRNEIKSRLQDWFKASDSSGNLKSSSLFVYNNHWGTLIGYPDSFGSAVELNDHHFHYGYFIKAAAEIARVDKNWASDSQWGQMVQLLIRDIANTDRSDSKFPYLRNFDPYAGHTWASGHAKFGDGNNNESSSEAMNAWAGLILWGEATGNTQTRDLGIYLYTTEMNAINEYWFDVHGTNTPAGMQSATASMIWGGKTVGNATWWTDNATEVHGINWLPITSASLYLTQYSEYAAKNYNDLLRKSGGNFSPWEDIVYMYRAISNPSDAKAKFSARVAAMTPEAGNSKANAYHWIYNLDALGNIDRSITANSPIYAVFHKNGVKTYVAYNFTNQVKTVTFSDGHSITVQPNSFNTGNGSNGGNPQPDTEAPSIPANVRATTKTASAVTLEWDAATDNVGVTGYIVYKDGAQAAEISGTSASITGLSAASTYSFTVKARDAAGNLSAASNAVGVTTEPASGGNEGGGETEDYKVGARFVSDREALLQFTPKTASAYVDVHYTLTGGQQLNYRMTNNGGVWEQRVTDLDIGKAVSYWFTYEKAGLQYETPSFSYTHQQTSSTTTDVPQLPLPSVDPVFEKTS, encoded by the coding sequence GTGAAAAAAACGATATTATGCTTGTTAAGTGCCAGTCTGATATTTTTAGCTGCACCAGTTTCTACTAAAGCCTTTTCGGGTGAGGTCACACAAGGCGCTGGCTCATATTCAACCACACTACCTACCGGAGCAGCAACACCGCAAACCGAGATTTACAAAACAGCGAATGTAACCAGCCCAATGCCTACCAATGACTGGTGGAGCAGTCTAGCCTGGGTACCGTACTCCGAGGCTCAATATCCGCATCCCCTTGCCTTGAAAAATCAGCAAAACGGTTTACGCATCTTTAACCCGAGTGGGAAAATTACAGTAAATCCTGGATACATCGCAGGCTGGATGGATGATGTGAACGATTTTACCGTCGGCCATTCTGTAAGCGCTTCATTTTCCGACGCCAAGGTGGACGGTTTCAGCGACTGGTTTGTCAAATCATTATTTCAAAGCGGCAGCAATAAAATGAGTGCTACCTATGGACACGGCTCCCCCTATGTTTTTTTTGAGTTTGGCGGTGGCAATCCCAAGCTTTCATTTAATGGGGTGCCAGAGGTATGGTCTGGGTCAGCTAGTTCTCCTGTGCTTGGCATTACGGTTAATGGCTCACACTATGGTCTGTTTGGTCCTTCCGGCACTACCTGGTCTGGCCTCGGAACGAGTACTCTGATCAATCAATTGAACGGGAAAAACTATTTTACAGTGGCGGCTTTGCCTGACAAAACAACCGCGACATTGGACAAATTTCAGCAATACGCCTATTCTTTCGTTACAAGCTCCAAAGCGCAGTACAGCTATAACGAAGCCTCTTCCGAGGTAACGACCACCTTTACTGTTGCAACAACAGCGAAGGAAGGTACACAAAGCGGCACTATTTTTGCCTTATACCCACATCAGTGGAAAAATTCATCACAACCCCTGCTAGGCTATACGTACAATTCTGTACGTGGTCTGATGAAAACAGCAGAGGGTGCTTCTTTTCAAACGAAAATGAAGTTTACAGGGGTACTGCCTTCCCTGCCCGACTTGGGGTCCTACGATAAAAAGACGCTCAACAGTTATATAGACGAAGCGAAAGCGGAAGTCTACTCCGGCGATAGAGACACGTACTGGACTGGAAAACGTCTGGGCAAGCTGGCAGCGCTGGCGCCGATTGCCGACCAGGCTGGCAATACCGCAGCAGCGACCCAGTTCCGCAATGAGATCAAAAGCCGGCTGCAGGACTGGTTTAAGGCCAGTGACAGCTCGGGGAATCTGAAAAGCTCCAGTCTATTTGTGTATAACAACCATTGGGGGACATTGATCGGTTATCCTGACAGCTTTGGTAGTGCGGTAGAATTAAATGACCATCACTTCCATTATGGATACTTTATCAAGGCCGCAGCCGAAATTGCACGTGTGGACAAGAACTGGGCATCCGATTCCCAATGGGGACAAATGGTGCAGCTGCTCATTCGCGACATTGCCAATACCGACAGGTCTGATTCAAAATTTCCGTATTTGCGTAATTTTGATCCCTATGCCGGGCATACCTGGGCTTCCGGCCATGCCAAATTTGGCGACGGCAACAACAACGAATCCTCCTCGGAAGCGATGAATGCTTGGGCCGGTCTTATTTTATGGGGCGAGGCGACGGGAAATACTCAAACTCGTGATCTCGGCATCTATCTATACACAACGGAAATGAACGCCATTAACGAATACTGGTTTGATGTGCATGGCACAAACACCCCTGCAGGGATGCAAAGCGCGACGGCAAGCATGATCTGGGGTGGTAAAACGGTAGGGAATGCAACATGGTGGACCGATAATGCCACAGAGGTGCATGGTATCAACTGGCTCCCGATTACCTCGGCCTCCTTGTATCTGACGCAATATTCGGAGTATGCGGCTAAGAACTATAACGATCTCCTGCGAAAAAGCGGTGGGAATTTCAGTCCATGGGAAGATATTGTGTATATGTACAGAGCAATCTCGAACCCGTCCGATGCCAAGGCCAAATTCAGTGCACGCGTAGCGGCCATGACACCGGAAGCGGGGAATTCCAAGGCGAATGCCTACCACTGGATCTACAATTTGGATGCTTTAGGCAACATCGACCGCAGCATCACCGCTAATTCACCTATTTATGCCGTATTTCATAAAAACGGTGTAAAAACTTATGTGGCCTACAATTTTACAAACCAGGTCAAAACAGTAACCTTCTCAGATGGGCATAGTATTACTGTGCAGCCGAATAGCTTTAATACCGGAAATGGAAGCAACGGTGGCAATCCGCAGCCTGATACGGAGGCTCCATCCATCCCGGCGAATGTTCGAGCTACGACCAAAACGGCTTCGGCGGTCACTCTGGAGTGGGATGCAGCTACAGACAATGTTGGCGTTACGGGTTATATCGTTTATAAGGACGGGGCTCAGGCAGCAGAGATAAGCGGTACTTCCGCTTCAATTACAGGGCTGAGTGCAGCTTCCACTTACAGCTTTACCGTTAAGGCTCGAGATGCAGCTGGTAACCTATCTGCAGCAAGCAATGCGGTAGGGGTAACGACAGAGCCAGCATCTGGTGGTAATGAGGGTGGCGGAGAAACGGAAGATTATAAAGTAGGAGCTCGCTTTGTCAGCGATCGTGAAGCATTGCTTCAATTTACACCCAAAACAGCCTCAGCCTATGTTGACGTGCATTATACTTTAACGGGTGGACAACAGCTCAATTACCGGATGACAAACAACGGCGGTGTCTGGGAGCAGCGGGTTACAGACCTCGATATCGGGAAGGCTGTCAGCTATTGGTTTACCTATGAAAAGGCGGGATTGCAATACGAGACCCCTTCATTCAGCTATACACACCAGCAGACTTCTTCTACAACGACAGACGTTCCACAACTTCCACTACCGAGCGTTGATCCCGTTTTCGAAAAAACATCCTAG
- the ribD gene encoding bifunctional diaminohydroxyphosphoribosylaminopyrimidine deaminase/5-amino-6-(5-phosphoribosylamino)uracil reductase RibD, translated as MTTHEKYMRLALENARSAKGQTEPNPLVGSVIVNNGRIVGIGAHLKPGEPHAEIHALRMAGEHAQGATIYVTLEPCSHHGRTGPCAEAIVKAGIRRVVIAALDPNPLVSGRGVQILKDAGIEVIVGVCEQESIRMNEVFNQYIVSKRPFITIKSAVTLDGKIATRTSESKWITSEAAREDVHRLRNEHVGILVGVQTVIHDNPQLTTRLPEGRNPIRIILDSKLRIPLDARVITDGEAPTWIFTGRTYDESKRSQLEQLGVRIYPTQDENSDRVNLPQMLDILGAAEVSSVFVEGGAEVNASFVQQGLADKLVLYIAPKLVGGRAAPGFLGGEGVSAMSDAVALQDLSVTQVGVDWKIEGYFEREI; from the coding sequence ATGACCACTCACGAAAAATATATGCGCCTGGCACTGGAAAATGCCAGAAGTGCTAAAGGGCAAACAGAACCGAATCCGCTCGTCGGATCAGTCATTGTCAACAACGGTCGTATCGTTGGGATCGGCGCTCATCTGAAGCCCGGCGAGCCACATGCCGAGATTCATGCGTTGCGTATGGCGGGTGAACACGCTCAGGGAGCGACGATTTACGTAACGCTGGAGCCGTGTTCCCATCACGGCCGGACAGGCCCGTGCGCGGAAGCGATTGTGAAGGCTGGCATTCGTCGAGTGGTGATTGCAGCGCTGGACCCGAACCCGCTGGTTTCCGGCAGAGGGGTACAGATTTTGAAAGATGCGGGCATTGAGGTCATTGTCGGAGTATGTGAGCAGGAATCCATCCGCATGAATGAAGTGTTCAATCAATATATCGTGAGCAAGCGTCCTTTTATTACGATCAAATCGGCAGTAACGCTGGACGGTAAAATTGCGACCCGGACCTCGGAAAGCAAGTGGATTACATCTGAGGCTGCACGGGAGGATGTGCATCGTCTTCGTAACGAGCATGTGGGAATCCTGGTCGGTGTACAGACGGTGATTCACGATAATCCTCAGCTTACGACTCGTCTACCGGAAGGACGGAATCCGATTCGTATCATTTTGGATAGCAAGCTTCGAATTCCATTGGATGCCCGTGTCATTACAGATGGGGAGGCACCTACCTGGATATTCACAGGACGCACTTATGATGAAAGCAAGCGAAGCCAGTTGGAACAGCTTGGTGTGAGGATATATCCGACACAGGATGAAAACAGCGATCGGGTGAACCTGCCGCAAATGCTGGATATTCTGGGTGCGGCGGAGGTATCATCGGTGTTCGTGGAAGGCGGAGCCGAGGTGAACGCTTCGTTCGTGCAGCAAGGGCTGGCAGACAAGCTGGTGCTGTACATTGCACCAAAGCTGGTTGGAGGACGCGCTGCCCCGGGATTTCTCGGGGGAGAGGGCGTGTCTGCGATGAGCGATGCGGTGGCATTGCAGGATTTGAGCGTAACGCAGGTGGGCGTAGACTGGAAAATAGAAGGGTATTTTGAGCGGGAAATATGA
- a CDS encoding GTP cyclohydrolase II, with protein MNQKDVATLLNDKIQTVRGEQSSTILVGPIKLPVNMEGETVVFQWYCWLPVRDEEDRQDLLNATAETIVKRLSTLDLAEGQQSSVLVYGDLEQSENALVRMHSICHTGDIFGSKRCDCGFQLHQSMKMIVEHGTGALFYLANHEGRGIGLFSKAMAYILQEEGMDTVEANHQLGFEDDTRNYADAISVLRHLRQRPVTLITNNPKKMDALKKSGMNVAGRMPLWGDVSQYNERYLNTKVERSGHLRDSDLREVL; from the coding sequence ATGAACCAAAAAGATGTAGCTACGCTACTTAACGATAAAATTCAAACCGTTCGTGGAGAGCAATCTTCGACGATTTTGGTAGGACCGATCAAGCTGCCAGTTAATATGGAAGGAGAAACGGTTGTTTTTCAGTGGTACTGCTGGTTGCCCGTACGGGATGAGGAAGATCGTCAGGACTTACTTAATGCCACTGCTGAGACGATTGTGAAGCGATTGTCCACACTGGATTTGGCAGAGGGACAACAGTCAAGCGTTTTGGTGTATGGCGATCTTGAACAGTCGGAAAATGCATTAGTTCGCATGCATAGTATTTGCCATACTGGAGATATTTTTGGTAGCAAGCGTTGTGATTGCGGATTTCAACTCCACCAGTCCATGAAAATGATCGTGGAACATGGAACGGGTGCGTTGTTCTATCTGGCTAACCATGAAGGCCGCGGAATCGGTTTGTTTAGTAAAGCAATGGCTTATATTCTGCAGGAAGAAGGCATGGATACTGTCGAAGCCAATCATCAGTTGGGTTTTGAAGATGATACACGCAACTATGCGGATGCCATTAGTGTGCTCCGTCACCTGAGACAAAGACCGGTAACTTTGATTACAAATAATCCTAAAAAAATGGATGCTTTGAAGAAGTCGGGTATGAATGTGGCGGGTCGCATGCCTCTCTGGGGCGATGTGTCGCAATATAATGAACGGTATTTGAATACAAAAGTGGAACGATCCGGCCATTTGCGGGATTCCGATCTCAGGGAGGTTCTATGA
- a CDS encoding FAD-dependent monooxygenase produces the protein MKLECEVCVVGGGPAGTLLSCLLAEQGVSTILVERQSLPGKAFRGEILNDEGQEVIQKHKLLEQIHEDYILASTRIEYWQHRQQVKTVEPASNHGNVGVHIPQPRFLEALLKQASTYESFRYLAGTTVTALEGNSEQGYTGLIARNKNGHEITIDSSLIVGADGRHSTVRKLAQMPVANIRHGYDLLWAKITAPAGWEPVTRLARVNGGQLALFSQAEGYIQIGWNVEEGSFSTLFKQSFEPFIQLFTEAFPDLKHSVHDHIRSWKDFVPLDIFSSRSDTWTQNGLVLIGDAAHTMTPTGAFGLNAALKDADVLASELLRLRQKSYTAGDLKAFEDGRRQAVTELQERQLTMESTFHEHFLHIVQ, from the coding sequence ATGAAGCTGGAATGTGAAGTGTGTGTAGTTGGGGGAGGACCCGCAGGGACTTTGTTATCCTGTCTACTGGCGGAGCAGGGTGTTTCCACGATATTGGTTGAGCGGCAGAGCTTGCCCGGAAAGGCTTTCCGCGGTGAAATTTTAAATGATGAGGGTCAGGAAGTGATCCAAAAGCATAAGCTGCTCGAACAAATTCATGAGGATTATATTCTCGCCTCCACAAGAATCGAGTATTGGCAGCATCGGCAGCAGGTCAAAACGGTCGAGCCAGCTTCAAACCATGGTAATGTGGGAGTGCACATTCCACAACCTCGATTTTTGGAGGCTTTGCTCAAGCAGGCGTCAACCTACGAGTCCTTCCGTTACCTGGCGGGTACAACGGTGACTGCGTTGGAAGGTAATAGTGAGCAGGGGTACACGGGCTTGATCGCCCGCAATAAGAACGGTCATGAGATCACGATTGACAGTTCGTTGATTGTAGGGGCAGACGGTCGCCATTCGACTGTGCGCAAGCTGGCTCAGATGCCTGTGGCGAACATTCGACACGGCTATGATCTGCTATGGGCGAAAATCACGGCACCTGCTGGGTGGGAGCCCGTCACCCGTCTGGCACGGGTCAACGGAGGGCAGTTGGCTTTATTCTCGCAGGCTGAAGGCTATATTCAAATTGGCTGGAATGTGGAGGAAGGTAGCTTTTCAACCCTGTTTAAGCAATCCTTTGAACCATTTATACAACTGTTTACCGAGGCTTTTCCAGATTTGAAGCATAGTGTGCATGATCACATTCGTTCATGGAAGGACTTCGTACCGTTGGATATTTTCAGCAGCCGCAGTGACACCTGGACGCAGAACGGACTGGTCCTTATTGGAGATGCGGCGCATACCATGACACCTACCGGAGCTTTTGGCTTGAATGCAGCTTTGAAGGATGCTGATGTGCTAGCCAGTGAGCTTCTTCGTTTACGACAGAAGAGCTATACCGCAGGAGACCTAAAGGCGTTCGAAGACGGACGACGACAGGCTGTCACCGAGCTTCAGGAACGGCAGCTGACGATGGAATCCACGTTTCATGAACATTTCTTACACATAGTTCAATGA
- a CDS encoding winged helix-turn-helix transcriptional regulator gives MNIPQMCPRFEKAMELLSKRWTVLIVFQLTNGPQRFVAIENSIPNLSGKVLSDRLKELEEEGIIQRMVYPEKPVRIEYSLTDKGRDLAPLFDHIGTWATRWIEVLPAIEQQ, from the coding sequence ATGAACATTCCGCAGATGTGCCCACGGTTTGAAAAAGCTATGGAGCTACTAAGCAAACGTTGGACGGTGTTGATCGTATTTCAACTAACCAATGGTCCGCAACGTTTCGTCGCTATTGAGAATTCAATCCCTAATTTAAGCGGAAAGGTCCTTTCGGACCGTTTGAAAGAGCTGGAGGAAGAAGGGATCATACAACGTATGGTTTATCCTGAGAAGCCTGTACGGATTGAATACTCTCTTACAGATAAGGGACGCGATTTAGCTCCTTTGTTTGACCATATCGGTACTTGGGCTACACGTTGGATTGAGGTTCTACCAGCAATTGAACAGCAATGA
- a CDS encoding winged helix-turn-helix transcriptional regulator has protein sequence MTDTLREEIREKIVNGDYNCEKELTLSVLSGKWKVVILWHLGVEGAHRFSDLQRLFPKLSHKVLTNQLRELMEDGIVHREVYPEVPPKVEYSMTELGMTILPIVEMMYDWGKKRVQSIREEMQRSSEGNV, from the coding sequence ATGACTGATACGCTGAGAGAAGAAATAAGGGAAAAGATCGTTAACGGAGACTATAACTGCGAAAAGGAACTAACCTTGTCAGTGTTAAGCGGAAAATGGAAGGTCGTCATTTTATGGCATCTGGGTGTGGAAGGAGCGCACCGTTTCAGTGACCTGCAAAGGCTGTTTCCGAAGCTGTCGCATAAAGTGCTGACCAATCAGTTGCGGGAGTTGATGGAGGACGGTATTGTGCACCGGGAAGTGTATCCCGAAGTGCCTCCAAAAGTGGAATATTCAATGACTGAGCTGGGAATGACGATTTTACCGATTGTGGAGATGATGTATGACTGGGGGAAAAAACGGGTGCAATCCATTCGTGAAGAAATGCAACGCAGCAGTGAGGGAAACGTCTAA
- a CDS encoding DJ-1/PfpI family protein → MSKKALFIIPPERFNEDELFKPKEALEQAGVTVTLASTKTGEITGDYNGKATADLVFTDAVLADYDVVSVIGGSGTNDHLWNNADLQALLKQTHEQKTLLAGICAGSVAVAQTGLLSGRTATCYPVDVQKDQLQSHQAEYVAQHVVAHSDIITADGPDGAEEFGKALVQALQ, encoded by the coding sequence ATGAGTAAAAAAGCTCTTTTTATTATACCCCCAGAGCGCTTTAATGAGGATGAATTGTTTAAACCCAAGGAAGCACTGGAGCAAGCAGGTGTTACTGTGACGCTAGCTAGTACAAAAACAGGCGAAATCACGGGTGACTACAACGGTAAAGCGACAGCTGATCTTGTTTTTACAGACGCTGTGCTGGCTGATTATGATGTAGTATCTGTGATCGGCGGATCAGGAACGAATGATCATCTGTGGAATAATGCAGATCTCCAAGCTCTGCTAAAACAAACTCATGAGCAAAAGACTTTATTGGCTGGCATCTGCGCAGGCTCTGTAGCCGTGGCTCAAACCGGACTGCTCTCTGGCAGAACGGCTACATGCTATCCAGTGGATGTACAAAAAGATCAGCTCCAATCGCATCAAGCCGAATATGTGGCGCAGCATGTCGTTGCGCATAGCGATATTATCACGGCCGATGGCCCGGATGGTGCTGAGGAGTTTGGTAAAGCCCTCGTTCAAGCTCTGCAATAA
- a CDS encoding YoaK family protein, which yields MIMKGKIHLHQVTSESLRLGALLSLVGGFLDTYTFVGRGGVFANAQTGNIVLLAVKVIQGHWIQALSYIPPLIAFSLGVFVAEGIKRKSTHRLTPDWTRAIILLEIAIFFIVGLIPQEVPNTVVVVIVSFVASVQMTSFRKLIDVPYTSTVSTGNLRSAIEAVYVAITTKDTNAAIRAMRYGVILVAFLVGALLGGFLTLTIGDKAVWGAVVALIFSFILFTEKEKWKLPLRH from the coding sequence GTGATTATGAAAGGCAAAATCCATTTACATCAGGTAACGTCCGAATCGTTACGACTGGGCGCCTTACTATCATTAGTAGGGGGCTTTTTGGACACATATACCTTTGTTGGAAGAGGCGGTGTTTTCGCCAACGCACAGACAGGCAATATCGTGCTGCTGGCTGTCAAAGTCATTCAGGGGCACTGGATTCAGGCGTTATCCTATATCCCACCCCTGATCGCCTTTTCACTGGGCGTTTTTGTTGCTGAAGGGATTAAACGAAAATCAACCCACCGTCTAACTCCGGACTGGACCCGCGCAATTATTTTATTGGAAATTGCGATTTTTTTCATCGTGGGACTGATTCCGCAAGAAGTTCCCAATACGGTAGTGGTGGTGATCGTCTCGTTCGTCGCTTCCGTACAAATGACTTCCTTCCGCAAGCTCATTGATGTGCCGTACACCTCTACGGTCAGCACCGGTAACCTCCGATCAGCTATCGAGGCTGTGTATGTCGCCATAACGACCAAGGACACGAACGCTGCCATTCGAGCGATGCGTTATGGTGTCATCTTGGTAGCCTTCTTGGTAGGGGCTTTGCTGGGGGGATTTCTGACTTTGACGATTGGAGATAAAGCCGTTTGGGGTGCTGTTGTTGCACTTATTTTTTCTTTTATTTTATTTACAGAAAAGGAAAAGTGGAAGCTGCCGCTGCGTCACTAA